The Thalassotalea sp. LPB0316 nucleotide sequence GGCCGACAAAGTCACCAGAAACGACTCTTCGGTTTCCGTAAAGTGACGCGCTTCTTTTTGCTGAATTGAAATAACACCCAGTACTTGGCCTTGATGAATAATCGGCGTACCTAAAAAGGCGTTTAGCTCATCTTCTTTTACTTCTGGCGCGTACTTAAAGTGAGCGTGTTTGCGCGCGTCGGCTAAGTTGAGTGGCTCTTCACGCTGCCCAACCAGACCGATTAAACCTTCAGAAAAGCCAATGGTTGTTTGACCTAAAGACTCTTTTGCTAAGCCGTCTGAGGCAACCAGTAAAAAATGTTGTTTTTGATAGTCAGCAAGATGTACCGAGCAGCAATCCGTGTTCATTACTCGTTTAACTTCAGACGTCATCCGCTCTAAAGCTTTGTCGAGCTCAACGGCTTGACTAAACTCTAATACGATTCGTCTTAAGTTTGTTAACATGTGCTTCCTTGGGAGTTAAGAAAAACAAACCGCTACTAAAAAGGAGCGGTTTGAAACATAGTAATTTAGCCTTTTCGCTTGCGTCGGTCGTGACGATGAAAAGGTAACGCGATGGGGGCAAATTCTTTCATGACCTTTCGGTATACCTCGCGCTTAAATGACACCACTTGCCTTACTGGATACCAATAGCTTACCCAGCGAAAGTCATCAAATTCAGGATGGCCTGAATGTAATAGGTTTACCGCGCTGTCAGGACTTGTAAGTTTCAATAAAAACCACTTTTGTTTTTGTCCGATACAGACCGGTTTACTGTCGTGTCTAATTAATCGTTTTGGTAATTTGTACCTCAGCCAATGTTTTGTTGAAGCAACAAGTTTAACATGTTCAGGTTTTAGTCCGACTTCTTCGTATAATTCCCGATACATGGTTTGTTCTGCACTTTCATCATCGTCAACCCCACCTTGTGGAAATTGCCAAGAGTGCTGACCATATC carries:
- the rppH gene encoding RNA pyrophosphohydrolase encodes the protein MIDADGYRANVGIVIINDRGQVFWARRYGQHSWQFPQGGVDDDESAEQTMYRELYEEVGLKPEHVKLVASTKHWLRYKLPKRLIRHDSKPVCIGQKQKWFLLKLTSPDSAVNLLHSGHPEFDDFRWVSYWYPVRQVVSFKREVYRKVMKEFAPIALPFHRHDRRKRKG